Proteins from a single region of Acidovorax sp. NCPPB 3576:
- a CDS encoding aminotransferase class V-fold PLP-dependent enzyme yields the protein MAGQSNATQYPQGRLFSDALMREVRERFLQVERDHHGQERLYFDNAGGSFRLKAAVERFAQIDAVPDNTERIHATARELQDIQAAGVADVRLVLNARGGSVYAALTASGAMFEMVRAVAQNVPGTNMVTTVLEHPSSYDAMDRYARELGRELRVAPSNRATGGVDVDAIVGLVDQGTSVLNVIHASNISGAKLDLEAIVRRARAIRPDLYILVDAVQHAPHGLIDLHKTPVDGINIAPYKFFGCRGSGFAWLSDRAAALPHHKLTAKPADFWDLGSTAPWQFAVMTEIVDYVCWLGAQAPEGEHASDAAPGSRRARFEAGIEAIELHERALLSRLLNGNDGAGAVPGLRAMPGVEVFLDHPDLTRRDLIVGIGFPHLDCTSAVREYGARGVTVYERSASSLYSRRMLESFGLAGAVRVSPLHCHSTADVDRFLAVTQDIAQAFAAA from the coding sequence ATGGCAGGCCAAAGCAACGCGACGCAATACCCGCAGGGCCGCCTCTTCTCCGACGCCTTGATGCGCGAGGTGCGCGAGCGCTTCCTGCAGGTGGAGCGCGACCACCACGGTCAAGAACGGCTGTATTTCGACAACGCGGGCGGCTCGTTCCGGCTGAAGGCGGCGGTCGAGCGCTTCGCGCAGATCGATGCCGTGCCGGACAACACCGAGCGCATCCACGCCACGGCGCGCGAGCTGCAGGACATCCAGGCCGCCGGCGTGGCCGACGTGCGCCTGGTGCTCAATGCCAGGGGCGGCAGCGTGTACGCCGCGCTCACCGCCTCGGGCGCCATGTTCGAGATGGTGCGGGCCGTGGCGCAGAACGTGCCGGGCACTAACATGGTCACCACCGTGCTGGAGCACCCCTCGTCGTACGACGCCATGGACCGCTACGCCCGCGAACTGGGCCGCGAGCTGCGCGTGGCGCCCAGCAACCGCGCCACCGGCGGCGTGGACGTGGACGCCATCGTGGGCCTGGTGGACCAGGGCACCAGCGTGCTCAATGTGATCCACGCCTCCAACATCTCCGGCGCCAAGCTGGACCTGGAGGCCATCGTGCGCCGGGCGCGCGCCATCCGGCCCGACCTGTACATCCTGGTGGATGCGGTGCAGCACGCGCCGCACGGCCTCATCGACCTGCACAAGACGCCGGTGGACGGCATCAACATCGCGCCCTACAAGTTCTTCGGCTGCCGGGGCTCGGGCTTCGCCTGGCTGTCCGACCGCGCGGCCGCCCTGCCGCACCACAAGCTCACGGCCAAGCCCGCCGACTTCTGGGACCTGGGCAGCACCGCGCCGTGGCAGTTCGCCGTGATGACGGAGATCGTGGACTACGTGTGCTGGCTCGGCGCCCAGGCGCCCGAGGGCGAGCACGCCAGCGATGCGGCCCCCGGCAGCCGGCGGGCGCGCTTCGAAGCCGGCATCGAAGCCATCGAACTGCACGAACGCGCGCTGCTGTCGCGCCTGCTGAACGGCAATGACGGCGCAGGCGCCGTGCCCGGGCTGCGCGCCATGCCGGGGGTGGAGGTGTTCCTGGACCACCCCGACCTCACCCGGCGCGACCTGATCGTCGGCATCGGCTTTCCGCACCTGGACTGCACCAGCGCCGTGCGCGAGTACGGCGCACGCGGCGTGACGGTGTACGAGCGTTCGGCCAGCAGCCTGTATTCGCGACGCATGCTGGAGTCGTTCGGCCTCGCGGGCGCAGTGCGCGTCTCGCCGCTGCACTGCCACTCGACGGCCGATGTGGACCGATTCCTGGCGGTGACGCAGGACATCGCCCAGGCGTTCGCCGCGGCGTGA
- a CDS encoding dioxygenase family protein, which yields MNTSTPLATAAADIAASTADKRRRLALGTIGSLGIATLLGCGGGGSDAVADSSGTGTGTGTGTGTGTGTGTGTGTGTDTGTGTGTGTGTNTTCSVVPEETAGPYPADGSNASNSNYNVLALSGIVRQDIRSNIGSSSTVGGVPLTITITLTNTRASCAALQGYAIYLWHCSQGGDYSVYTERSIAANYLRGVQATDASGTVTFTTIVPGCYAGRMPHMHLEVYPSLSVATTASNKVKTTQLAFPTDTLRSIYTGNAGYSASVSNLAAITFATDNVFSDGTDLEMVTMQSNGSGGYTAAITISIAA from the coding sequence ATGAACACATCCACCCCACTGGCCACCGCGGCCGCTGACATCGCAGCGTCCACCGCGGACAAGCGGCGGCGCCTGGCACTCGGCACCATCGGCTCCCTGGGCATCGCCACGCTGCTGGGCTGCGGCGGAGGCGGCTCCGACGCCGTGGCCGACAGCTCCGGCACAGGGACGGGAACCGGTACGGGCACCGGAACCGGAACCGGAACCGGAACCGGAACCGGGACAGGAACGGACACGGGCACGGGTACGGGAACTGGCACCGGAACGAACACCACCTGCTCCGTCGTCCCCGAGGAAACCGCCGGGCCCTACCCCGCCGACGGCTCCAACGCCAGCAACTCCAACTACAACGTGCTCGCGCTCAGCGGCATCGTGCGCCAGGACATCCGCAGCAACATCGGCTCGTCCAGCACCGTGGGCGGCGTGCCGCTCACCATCACCATCACGCTCACCAACACGCGTGCCAGTTGCGCGGCGCTGCAGGGCTATGCCATCTACCTGTGGCACTGCTCGCAGGGCGGCGACTACTCGGTCTATACCGAGCGCAGCATCGCCGCCAACTACCTGCGCGGCGTGCAGGCCACCGATGCGAGCGGCACCGTCACCTTCACCACCATCGTGCCGGGCTGCTACGCCGGGCGCATGCCCCACATGCACCTGGAGGTGTATCCCAGCCTGTCGGTGGCCACCACGGCCAGCAACAAGGTCAAGACCACCCAGCTCGCGTTCCCCACGGACACCCTGCGCTCCATCTACACGGGCAATGCGGGCTACAGCGCCAGCGTGTCCAACCTGGCGGCGATCACCTTCGCCACCGACAACGTGTTCAGCGACGGCACCGACCTCGAGATGGTGACCATGCAAAGCAACGGCAG
- the proX gene encoding glycine betaine/L-proline ABC transporter substrate-binding protein ProX — translation MTCITPSLRPSRPFVRTWLAAGALAAGLAGAAAAQPLPGQGVRVQPLQSSIAEETFQTLLVGRALQKLGYDVQPIKEIEYATAHVAIANGDATFMADHWDPLHADFYKNAGGDAKLWRQGTYSQNAAQGYLIDRKTAEKYRITHIDQLKDPKLAKLFDTNGDGKADLTGCNPGWGCEGVIEHQLKAFGLGATVTHVQGSYSALIADTIARFKQGQPILYYTWTPYWVSGVLRPGQDVVWLQVPRSSLPGAQAGQDTALPDGKNYGFVLNTQRIVANKAFAEKNPAAARLFEVMQLPVGDINAQNLAMKNGQNQPADVARHADGWIKAHQKTFDGWIQQALAAARP, via the coding sequence ATGACCTGCATCACCCCCTCCCTCCGCCCCTCGCGCCCCTTCGTCCGCACCTGGCTGGCCGCCGGCGCCCTCGCCGCCGGCCTGGCCGGCGCCGCCGCTGCGCAGCCCTTGCCGGGCCAGGGCGTGCGCGTGCAGCCGCTGCAAAGCTCCATCGCGGAAGAGACCTTCCAGACTCTGCTGGTGGGCCGCGCGCTGCAAAAGCTGGGCTACGACGTGCAGCCCATCAAGGAGATCGAGTACGCCACCGCCCACGTGGCGATCGCCAACGGGGACGCCACCTTCATGGCGGACCACTGGGACCCGCTGCACGCGGACTTCTACAAGAACGCCGGCGGCGATGCCAAGCTGTGGCGCCAAGGCACCTATTCGCAGAACGCCGCGCAGGGCTACCTGATCGACCGCAAGACGGCCGAGAAGTACCGCATCACCCACATCGACCAGCTCAAGGACCCGAAGCTCGCCAAGCTCTTCGACACCAACGGCGACGGCAAGGCCGACCTCACGGGCTGCAACCCCGGCTGGGGCTGCGAGGGCGTGATCGAGCACCAATTGAAGGCCTTCGGCCTGGGCGCCACGGTCACGCACGTGCAGGGCAGCTACTCGGCGCTGATCGCCGACACCATCGCGCGCTTCAAGCAGGGCCAGCCCATCCTCTACTACACCTGGACGCCCTACTGGGTGAGCGGCGTGCTGCGCCCGGGCCAGGACGTGGTGTGGCTGCAAGTGCCACGGTCTTCGTTGCCGGGCGCGCAGGCCGGACAGGACACCGCACTGCCGGACGGCAAGAACTACGGCTTCGTGCTGAACACCCAGCGCATCGTGGCCAACAAGGCCTTCGCCGAGAAGAACCCGGCCGCCGCGCGCCTGTTCGAGGTGATGCAGTTGCCCGTGGGCGACATCAACGCCCAGAACCTGGCGATGAAGAACGGCCAGAACCAGCCGGCCGACGTGGCGCGCCATGCCGACGGCTGGATCAAGGCCCACCAGAAGACCTTCGACGGCTGGATTCAGCAGGCGCTCGCCGCGGCCAGGCCCTGA
- a CDS encoding amino acid ABC transporter substrate-binding protein, with the protein MHRLPRPLAFALRRTLPLAVCAALLSTAASAQEIDTLRKIKDSGTLIIGSRDSSIPFSYKPTGSGDPIGFSNDICLKIAEAVKAKLGLPTLRVQYTLLNSLNRIPLLQNGTVDLDCATTTNSIVRQQHVNFAPSHFVTNITVAVKKNSGIQSLADLAGKTVATVAGSTSIQLLRTYKRAENLEVQEISGKDTADAFLLLSSDRAAAYVLDDVQLAGLIATAPNPGDFRILKDVVLRQEPYGIMLRKNDPQFQALVDQTVTGLMRSGEMERLYARWFTQPIPPSNVNLNFPMSDAVREAFRNPSNKGV; encoded by the coding sequence ATGCACCGCCTGCCCCGCCCCCTTGCCTTCGCCCTGCGCCGCACCCTGCCCCTGGCGGTCTGCGCCGCCCTGCTGTCCACCGCGGCCAGTGCCCAGGAGATCGACACCCTGCGCAAGATCAAGGACAGCGGCACGCTCATCATCGGCAGCCGCGACAGCTCGATCCCGTTTTCGTACAAGCCCACGGGCAGCGGCGACCCCATCGGCTTTTCCAACGACATCTGCCTGAAGATCGCCGAGGCGGTGAAGGCCAAGCTCGGCCTGCCCACGCTGCGCGTGCAGTACACGCTGCTCAACTCGCTCAACCGCATTCCGCTGCTGCAAAACGGCACCGTGGACCTGGACTGCGCCACCACCACCAATTCGATCGTGCGCCAGCAGCACGTGAACTTCGCGCCCAGCCATTTCGTGACCAACATCACCGTGGCGGTGAAGAAGAATTCCGGCATCCAGTCGCTGGCCGACCTGGCCGGCAAGACGGTGGCCACCGTGGCGGGCAGCACGTCGATCCAGTTGCTGCGCACCTACAAGCGCGCAGAAAACCTGGAGGTGCAGGAAATCTCGGGCAAGGACACGGCCGATGCCTTCCTGCTGCTGTCCAGCGACCGCGCCGCCGCCTACGTGCTGGACGACGTGCAGCTGGCCGGCCTGATCGCCACCGCGCCCAACCCGGGCGACTTCCGCATCCTCAAGGACGTGGTGCTGCGCCAGGAGCCCTACGGGATCATGCTGCGCAAGAACGACCCGCAGTTCCAGGCCCTGGTGGACCAGACGGTGACCGGCCTGATGCGCTCCGGCGAAATGGAGCGCCTGTACGCGCGCTGGTTCACCCAGCCCATCCCGCCGAGCAACGTGAACCTGAACTTCCCCATGTCCGACGCCGTGCGCGAGGCCTTCCGCAACCCCAGCAACAAGGGCGTGTGA
- a CDS encoding LysR family transcriptional regulator → MTFKQLEALYWIGQLGGFAQAAQKLHTSQSAVSKRVHELELLFDTPLFDRSQRTARLTEKGEEMFVLARKLLRQRDAAVEQFGKPGVIERRLRIGVTELTAMTWLPRLVALVQQHYPKVTLEPDVDGSLPLRDKLLADELDLIIVPDAFADARLPAKAIGQVESAWMCKPGLVPAGTVRLHELARHRLLVQGNASGTGRLYDAWMKERGVELADAIVVSNLVALTGLTVSGLGVAYLPRHCLAPLIAAGMLAVIDVVPALPSVPYVAMHKGEHRSALAASIIMLAQSCCDFTRAFQAQADGAA, encoded by the coding sequence ATGACCTTCAAGCAACTCGAAGCGCTGTACTGGATCGGCCAGCTGGGCGGCTTCGCGCAGGCGGCCCAGAAGCTGCACACCTCGCAGTCGGCCGTGTCCAAACGGGTGCACGAGCTGGAGCTGCTCTTCGACACGCCCCTGTTCGACCGCAGCCAGCGCACGGCGCGGCTCACCGAAAAGGGCGAGGAGATGTTCGTGCTTGCCCGTAAGCTGCTGCGCCAGCGCGATGCGGCGGTGGAGCAGTTCGGCAAGCCCGGCGTGATCGAGCGGCGCCTGCGCATCGGCGTGACCGAACTCACCGCGATGACCTGGCTGCCCCGGCTGGTCGCCCTGGTGCAGCAGCACTACCCCAAGGTGACGCTGGAGCCCGACGTGGACGGCAGCCTGCCCCTGCGCGACAAGCTGCTGGCCGACGAGCTGGACCTCATCATCGTGCCCGATGCCTTTGCCGATGCACGCCTGCCGGCCAAGGCCATCGGCCAGGTGGAAAGCGCGTGGATGTGCAAGCCCGGGCTGGTGCCGGCCGGCACAGTGCGGCTGCACGAACTGGCGCGCCACCGCCTGCTGGTGCAGGGCAATGCCTCAGGCACCGGGCGGCTCTACGACGCGTGGATGAAGGAGCGCGGGGTGGAACTGGCCGACGCCATCGTGGTGAGCAACCTCGTCGCGCTCACGGGCCTCACCGTATCGGGCCTGGGCGTGGCCTACCTGCCCCGGCACTGCCTGGCGCCGCTCATCGCCGCGGGCATGCTGGCCGTGATCGACGTGGTGCCCGCGCTGCCCAGCGTGCCTTACGTGGCCATGCACAAGGGCGAGCACCGCAGCGCGCTGGCCGCCTCGATCATCATGCTGGCGCAGTCGTGCTGCGACTTCACGCGGGCCTTCCAGGCGCAGGCCGATGGCGCGGCGTGA
- the proW gene encoding glycine betaine/L-proline ABC transporter permease ProW yields MNQPTAPSLDSTANPTAGESTPWTPAAEAPPAASASPWDSPAAAVQQVPAPEAAADPWAASTAPSDAGNTDWLNAPASATPGDAATGFDPTAGGFHLHQLWDGSLPVESWINHGLSWVVAHFRPFFQTVRAPIDGTLAWVEGLLTSVPTLAMIALIGVLAWQFAGRALAVGTVVSLLLVAMLGIWPEAMVTLSLVLTSLAFCLVIGLPLGILLASSDRAQRVMRPVLDAMQTTPAFVYLVPVVMLFGIGNVPGVVVTIVFALPPLVRLTNLGLRQVRPDLIEAARAYGASPLQLLAKVQLPLAMPSIMAGINQSLMLSLSMVVIASMIAVGGLGQMVLRGIGRLDMGLATVGGLGIVLLAITLDRITQSMGQPRRGVRHWWQTGPAGLVWRLAARRSNPAPAADAATPPPAAQGSATASPQWASAGH; encoded by the coding sequence ATGAACCAGCCCACCGCCCCATCGCTCGACTCCACCGCCAACCCCACGGCCGGCGAGTCCACCCCCTGGACGCCCGCCGCGGAGGCACCGCCTGCGGCTTCGGCATCGCCCTGGGATAGCCCGGCCGCCGCGGTGCAGCAGGTCCCCGCCCCCGAGGCGGCGGCCGATCCCTGGGCCGCATCCACCGCGCCCAGCGATGCCGGCAACACCGACTGGCTGAACGCCCCCGCCAGCGCCACGCCCGGCGACGCCGCCACGGGCTTCGACCCCACGGCCGGGGGCTTTCACCTGCACCAGCTGTGGGACGGCAGCCTGCCCGTGGAGTCGTGGATCAACCACGGCCTGTCGTGGGTGGTGGCGCATTTCCGGCCGTTCTTCCAGACCGTGCGCGCACCCATCGACGGCACGCTGGCCTGGGTGGAGGGCCTACTCACCAGCGTGCCCACGCTGGCCATGATTGCGCTGATCGGCGTGCTCGCCTGGCAGTTCGCGGGGCGCGCGCTGGCCGTGGGCACCGTGGTCTCGCTGCTGCTCGTGGCCATGCTGGGCATCTGGCCCGAGGCCATGGTGACGCTGTCGCTGGTGCTGACCTCGCTGGCCTTCTGCCTGGTGATCGGGCTGCCGCTGGGCATCCTGCTGGCCAGCAGCGACCGGGCCCAGCGCGTGATGCGGCCGGTGCTCGATGCCATGCAGACCACGCCGGCCTTCGTGTACCTGGTGCCGGTGGTGATGCTGTTCGGCATCGGCAACGTGCCGGGAGTGGTGGTGACCATCGTGTTCGCGCTGCCGCCGCTGGTGCGCCTGACCAACTTGGGGCTGCGCCAGGTGCGGCCCGACCTGATCGAGGCCGCGCGGGCCTACGGGGCCTCGCCGCTGCAGTTGCTGGCCAAGGTGCAGCTGCCGCTGGCCATGCCGTCCATCATGGCGGGCATCAACCAGTCGCTGATGCTGTCGCTGTCGATGGTGGTGATCGCCTCGATGATCGCCGTGGGCGGCCTGGGCCAGATGGTGCTGCGCGGCATCGGCCGGCTGGACATGGGCCTGGCGACCGTGGGCGGCCTGGGCATCGTGCTGCTGGCCATCACGCTGGACCGCATCACCCAGTCCATGGGCCAGCCGCGCCGCGGCGTGCGCCACTGGTGGCAGACAGGCCCGGCTGGCCTGGTATGGCGCCTCGCCGCGCGGCGCAGCAACCCCGCCCCTGCAGCCGATGCGGCCACGCCACCGCCTGCCGCACAAGGCAGCGCCACGGCCTCCCCGCAATGGGCCTCCGCCGGCCACTGA